The following DNA comes from Streptomyces sp. NBC_00273.
CGGTCTCGCAGATCGCCGCGACGAGCGTGTCCTCGCGGGTGTGGGGGGCGAGCATCTGCGCCAGGTCCCGCTCGCGCTCCGCGCTGGTGCGCGGTCCGTGGCCGAGGGCACTGGCCTTGTCGTGGAGGAAGACGACCTCGATACGCCCGCCGGCGGCGGGTTCGACGCCGCCTTCCACGGCCTTCCAGTCCTCGCGGGTGCCCCACTGGGCGGCGATCGCGGCCTTCACCCGGGCGCGAACCTCGTCGGTGCTCCACAGGACGGGGACGAGGAGGGTGCCCACGCCGGCGGCGTCCAGGGCGGCGGGGATCCGTTCGAGGGGGATCGGTCCGCTGACGCGTGAGCCGCTCTCGGTGGGCGGCACCTTGATGCCGGGGACCTCGATGAACACGGGGCTGCGGTGGCTGTACTTCTCGCACCGGGTGTCGATGGCTTCCTCGATGCGGCGGAAAAACTCCATGCCGTGTCCGCGGCCCAGGCCGGGGGTGCGGACGCTGGCCGGGGCGACGGCCCAGACCGGCCCCGGGGACGTGTCGGCTAGGGCGTCGTCGGCCAGGTGCTCGGGGAAGGGCGGCACGTTCGAGCTCAGGCGGGGCAGTGCGGCCAGGCGGCGGCTGGCGGCGACCGCGGGGACGTTCAGGCGGCGCTTCCACGGCGGGCCGTCGGTGGTCGCGGCGACGGTGAGCGGCTGGTCGGGGTTGGCCAGCAGGACGGTGGCGACACCCTTCCAGGAGGTGGCGAGGAGGGTGGTGGTGGCGTTCACGGTCAGCGCGTGGCGCCGGGAGTGCCCGCTGGCGGCGGTGCCGATGGTGATACGGGGCAGCAGGTGGCGCACGATGCCCTTGCGGTCGGGTTCGGCGGGCAGTTCGTGGCCGATCGCGGCCAGGCGGCCGTCGGTGCACAGGGCGAAACGGACGGGGGCGCCGTTGTTGCGGGGCCACTCGAGGGTGGCGAGTTCCTCGGCCAGGCGCCAGCGTGCGAGTTCGCCCGGCCACCAGCCGCGCGAGCGCTTGCCGGCGCTCGGCGGCGGGGGCAGGACGGCGGAGCGGGGCTCGGCCCGGGCGAGGAGTTCGGCCAATTGTTCGCCGATGCGCCGGCCGTCGGGGCCCGGGACCACGGCTTCGGCCCAGTAGCGGAACACGTCGCGCCGGTCCTCGGCGCTGATCGGCGCCGCGCACAGGAGCTCGTAACAGCCGTCGTTCCACTGCCAGCGCGCCCAGGTGCCTGCCGCCGCGCGCAGGACACATTCCAGCGCCCGGTAGGGCGGCTGCACGTCCAGACTGGTGCTGACGTTGCGTTTGTACTCGCGCGAGAGCTCCATGGCCAGGTCCATGACGGGGGCGTCTGGCCGGTAGGCAATAACCTTGCCCAGGTCGGCGGGAGCGGTGCGGAACTGCAGCAGGCGGGCCTGCTTGCGGGCGACGCTGTCGAGCGGGCGACTCATGCGTACTCTCCCAGGTAGGCGTCGAAGCCCGCGCGCAGCGCGGGGAGCAGATGCTGGACGTGGGCGTACTCGGCGATTTCCTCGATGGTGTAGCCGTAAGAAGCGCCGAGCTGGACGAGGTCGTCCTGCGGGGACTGCTCAAGCAGCCCGCGGACCAGGGTGGGCAGGTCGGATCCCCAGGTGGGGTCGTGGAAGGCGCCGTCGATGAAGTGGAGCTCGACGTGGGTCTGCCCGCGGCGTCCGCGGCCTGCCAACTGGACGCTCTGCCCGAGGAGGGTGGCGACGAGTTCGTACTTCAGCTCGTCGGGCAGGGCGGAGAAGCGCTTGGGCGCGTTGAGGTTCAGGCGCAGGTGCGCGTCGGCCGCCGCCCGGGCCTGGGCCAGGACGGCGGCGGGGTCGTCGCCGGGCACGGTGCCGCGCCAAGCCCGGGCGGCGACGCTGGCCGCCAGCACCGCCGGGTCGTCGGCCGGCATGACCGGCCGCACACCCATGGCGATCAGGGTGATGGCCGACACGGCGACGCCCTCGAACACGGTCAGCACGTTCAAGCCCCGCTCGGTGCGCGGCAGCGGTGAGATGAGCACCTCGCCGTCGAGGTCCGCCAGCTCCGCGAAACGGTCGCGGGTGAGCTGGCCGATCGCGTCGCAGACCGGCGGCAGAGACGGATCAGGGGTGTCCGCGACGGCGACGTAGATCCGCAGCCGCCGCCCGAGGGCGAGCGCGGTGTCGTACAGGGCCTGGGCGAACAGGCGCCCCTGCCGGTAGGAATTGACGGTGATCAGGGCCCGCGCGCGATGCCGGGTGCGCGCCTCCGCCGCAAGCCGGTCCAGGTCGCGCACCAGGCACGGTGCGTAGCCGGCGGCCAGTGAGATGACCCGATGGTCGCGTTCACTGTAGGGAGTGCTGCCGACGGCCAAGAGCTTTCCGTCGGAGACGGGGGTGCTGTTGAAGATGGTCAGACCACCGCGGAGGGTGTCGGGCATCGCCCAGTCGGGGCGGGCGAGCAGGTGGGTACGTGCCGCGCCCGGCATGAAGCCGGTGGCGGACATGCCCAGGACAGTACGCTGGCGGCCGCTTAGGGCGAGGGAGACGATGCTGCCGAGGAACTGCGTCTCGGTGTGGGGGTCGGCGCGCAGCACCTCCATCTTCAAACTCGCATGGGCACCCGGGTCGTCCAGCCCCTCGAAGCGGAACCCGCCCGGCTGGCGGCCCAGTGGCCCGAACGGGACGACGGTGCCGGCGCCCTGGTGGCCGATCGCGTCTGCGAGCTCGGAGGCCGCGTCGATGCCGTGCCCGGCGAGTTCGCCGACCCTGTCCGTCAGAGTGAACATCGTGTGGACGATGGCCGTCAGCCACGTCTTCATGATCAGCGCGTGCAGGACGCCCGCGGTGACTTCCGTGCGCGTGGGCGCCCGCACCGGCTCCGGCCGGTCGAGACTGCGCTGCGCCGGCACCGTGGACTCGGCAGGTGCTCCGTCGCCTCCGTCCTCGGCGGCGCAGAAGGCTGGCAGCGCTGCGGAGAGGATCTCCCGCAGTTCGTCCTTGAGGGCGGCAAGCTGCCACTCCCCGCCCTCGTCGATCGTGAGCATCCGCTCCAGTAGGCCCGGGACGGGCCGCAGCCGGTCCGGCAGGACGGCGCTGGGAGGGCGGTCGCCCGGCCGGGTGGCCACGCGCGGGAGCAAGGCCTGCAGACGGTCGGCCTGCTCGGCGGTGGCCGCAGCGTCACGGTCCACCCCGATCAGGTGCTCCAGCAAATGCCGGTCCCACTGATGGGGCTGATACCAGCGCTTGCGGTCCTGCAGGACCTGCCGCGTCCGGCGCGGGTCCTGCCCGCGGGCCAGGGCCCGCGCCTGGGCGACCTCGGTGCAGACCTCCTCCCCGGCCACCAGGTCGAGCAGCTGCTCGGCCAGGAACACCGCCCGGGTCAAGGGCCGACGCACGGCCATCGCCAGCCGCGGCGGCGCTTGGTGAAGGCTGTCGCGGATGCGCCGCAGCACCGTGGTTGGGCGGGAGCGGGACGCGAGCTCCAGCACGCCGCACGCGTCGAACCCCCGCGACTGGTAGGCGTCGACCTCGTCGACGACCACATAGGACGCCAGGCGCAGAAGGAACTCCCGCACGCTGATGCTGTTGCGGACCTCCCCGTCGACCTCCACCGGAACCTTGATCATCCCGGACTGGAAACAGGCATGGGTGGTCACGATGATCCGGGCCGTCGTCGCGGCCTCGACATGGGAGAACTTCCCGCAGGACGACACATAAGGGCACAGCGCCCGCTCCGGCTGGCCGAAAGCATCCGACGCCGCGACCGTGCACGGCTCCCTGCCGGCTTCGAAGGCGTCGCGTCCCTCGAGCTGCGCCTGCACGGCGCACCCGTAGGCGGAGTTGTCGATGAGGAAGGCGATGCTCGCCGAAGCGTGCGCCAGCGGCACGCCGGTGCCCTCCAGCTTCGCCGCGGAGCGCAGCGCGAAGTTGTACCGGCTGTTGGGGGCGATGAACGGCGTGGCCGTCTCCTTGACGCCAGCCGCCCGCAGCTCCTGCTGCAGGGTGGAGGCCTCGGCGTAGACGTCGCCGTTGTCGCTGACCACCAGCACGGTGGTGCGGCCCTGGCCCGCCTGCTGGATCGCCAGCCCCCGGCCGAAGACGTTCTTGCCCACGCCCGGAGGCGCACTCAGCAGGTGCATCCGGCCCGGCGGCAGGACGACAGGTTCCACGGGGCGCTGTCCGCCACCGATGGTCCCGCGCAGCAGCAGCGCGATCTGCTTCTCCCGGAAGGCCGGGCCCTTCATGCCCTGGTCGGTGTCCCGACTCTGCCAGCCGAGCTCGTCGGCATCTACCACCAACTCCACCGACGGCGCGGTCACGACCTGAGGCGGCCTGTACACCCCCTGCTCGTCGGGGAAGGCGAGCTGGACCCGCCCACGCGATGTCGGCGCCGACCAGCCCGATCCGCTCGCGACCCGCAGCATCCGCCCGCGCCTGGTCGGCGCGAGCAGGCGTTCGGCGACGTCCGAAGGGTCCTGCCCGTGAGCCGGCAGCACCTCGAGCGCCCGCCCCCGCGCGCTGTACCCGAGCGCGTAGAGAGCGGGCAGCGGGTCGTCCACGTCCGGAGTGTGGAAGACGTCGTAGACGGTCCGTTCGACGTGGTGCAGTAGTGCCTCCCCCCGATGGCGGGTGCCCAACAGCGCGCCGAGGCGCTGCTTGTCCGCCTCCGACCACTGCTCCCAGCCCGCCACGACACGCGGCGCGTGCCCGCTCAGCAGGACATGGGCGTCCGCGACGCGCACCACCTGCCGCCCGTCGCGGAACCGGGCGGGAAGAAGATACTCAGCCAAGGCCAGAGCCCCGGCAATCGTCCTGCTCACGCCCCCTCCACCTCCGCCACCAGGTCGCCATCGGTCAGCACGCGCGCCCCGCTGCCCCGCACCACCCGGCGCAGCAGCGGCAGGTACCCCCGCAGGTGTTCAGGCACCACAAAGCACAGATCGCCGGGCCCCTCGGGATCCTCGCGCAGCTTCTGGGCCAGCCCGTACGGGTCGGCCCAGGTCTTGACGTCGACGCGCCACGCCCTGGACCGGCCGGGACGAGTGACATGCAGGTCATAGGCGTCGCCGAACGGCCACAGCCGCACCTCCGCGCCCAAGGCGACCAGCCGGTCGCGCAGCTCGACCTCCAGCAGGCCCGGGAGCGTCACCCACAGCCACAGGGCGTAGGGCAACGCCACGTAGCCCTCCACGGGCAGCAGCTCCGGCACGGTGCGCAGTTCGCCGCACGGGACCAGGCGCCAGCCCGCCACCGCAGTCGGCTCGGCCCGGTACCGGGCGCCCAGCAGGCTGTGGCGCTCGTCCTCGCACTCGACATTCACCACGCCGTTGGTGCGGTAGGTGGCCCGCATCGTCCATCTGCACATCGGACACGCTGCCCACAGGCCGCCGAACTGCCGGGTCGGGGAGATATCGGTGTACGCGCCCAGCTCGACCAACGCGGTGTTCCGGGACAAAACGCGCCGTGTCAGGACGGGCGTGCGGACCATCGCCTCCCGGCCCTGGGTGTACGCCTCGAAGCCGACGGCCCTCAGCGCGCGGAAGACGGCGTGCTGGACGGTCTCGCCGGAGATCCGCGACAGCCCGGTACTCACCGGCAGCATCCCCACCGCCCGCAGCAGGCTGTGCAGATGGCGGATGTCGGCACCGATCCCCGGGGCCTGGTGGCCGTGCTCAGAGGCCTCCACCGCGAGCCGGTGCAGCGCCGAACTGGGCATGCCGTCGTCATCGAGCAGCCACAGCTTGCCGAGCACTGATCCCTGGGGACGTCCCGGCAGAAGGTCGGCCACCCGGCTTCCGCGGAGCCGACGGGCGAACACCTCGTAGGACGGTGCCTGCTCAAGGACCCCGAACGAGCGCACGTAGCGACCATGGCACTCCATCAGCAGCCGCATCCGTCCCTGCGCCTCGCCCTCACTGCTACTCAAGGCGAGCGCTGCGACCACGCAGGCGTCGAGCGCTGCGCGCTGGTCCGCGTCGAGTTCTTGAACGGCCGCTGCCGTCCCGGCTACCGCCGACACTCCGGTCCTCCCTGCACCGCATCGAGCCCATGCCACAACCTCAACCCCTCCGCCCTGTGGGAGGGCACGGGAGTTCGGGGACCTTCCCCCGATCCGGTGACCCCAGTCCGACGTGCGCGGTGCGGTGGTCTTCCGGACGGACTCGTGTCCGGCTGCCTCCGGATCGGGGCCAGCAGCGTCGTGCTCCCAACAGCGCTCCGCAGGCGACGCGTGGGCCAAGCGCTTCCTCCCCCCGGTGAAGCCCTCACCCGCCTCACCGAACGGCTCGGTGATCCCAATCACCGCCAGACTCCTGAGTGACCGGCGCGGTTCCCGGGCCTGGAAGATCCAAGGGCCTCGGGGAACCGTGGCCCTGAAGGCGAACAGCCCCGACGAGGCGACCGCCCGGGACAAGGCTGCCGAGATTGCCCAGGAGGACGAGCACCTCCTCCGCCTCACCGAGGCCGGCGCCCTTCGCCCCGACTACCGCGTCGCCGCCGGCCCTTGGGACGGTGGCCGGTGGCTCGCGGTCGGCTGGGTCGACGGCGTCCCGCTGTGGCGGGCGCTCGCCCTGGCCCGCGGCCCCGAAGGCGACCGCCCGTCGGTCCGGACCTGGCTCCAGCGCATCGTCCGCACCTGGGCCGAGCACCTGGCCGGCTGGGCCCACGCCGACGTCCAGCCCACCAACACCCTCATCGCCGAAGGCGGCCGCGCCGAGGTCATCGACTACGCCCTCGCCTGCGGCCCCGAACCGGATAGGCGCTTGCCGTACCGCGGCGCTCTAACCCACACGACCGCCCCCGAGATCGCCGCCGCCGTTCTCGCGACCGCGGCGGACATACACGTTCAGGCGCAGCCGGCTGCCGACGTGTGGAGCCTGGGTGCCTCCTTGTTCTGGTGCTGGACCGGCCACCGCCCCGTCCCCTACGACGACAGCCTCGACCGCCTGGACAAGCTGGCGGTCATCGCCACAGGCCGCGCCAGCCCGCTGGCCGACGTACGGCCCTGGCCGTTCCCCGACTTCGAGACCACTATCACCGCCTGCCTGGCCCCTGACCCCGCCGACCGCCCAACCGCCAAGGAACTGATCGCAGCATGGCCCTGCGCGCCCTGACCCTCGACGACGCCCCCGCCCTCACCCGCATCTACAGCGGCGCCTCGGTCCGGTACACCACCGGCCGCGCGCTCTCTCTAGACCAGGCCCCGGAGAAGATCCGCAGCGCCCTCGTACGGGCGGCCGCGACTCCGAGGGCGCAGTGGAGCTGGGGCATCCTCGCCGCCGACGAGATGATCGGCCTCATCGCTCTGCGCCGCCGCTCGCCCGTTATGGGGACCATCAGCTACATCCTGCGCGAGGACACCTGGGGCAACGGCTACGCCACCGACGCCGCCCAGCAGGTCGTCGCCTTCGCCTTCACCACCGCTGGCCTGGAGCGGGTGGAAGCCATGCACCACCCCGCCAATCCGGCCTCCGGCCGGTGTCCTGGCCAAGGCCGGCTTCTCCCGCAGCGGTACCACCGACCAGCCTGCCGCCGATGGGGCCGTCGTGCCATACGAGACGTACGCAATCCGAAACAGGGCGCGCTAAGGCGCAGGAGAGGCGCACCGAGAGGGGCCTGTCCGTGTCCGGGGCTGGCGGCGCTGTCAGGACGGCTTGCCCCGGCTCGGGCGGGTCAGCGGCGCCCGACGGTGCCGCGGACGAGGGCGTAGGTAATCACGCAGAAGCCACCCCGTAGGTGAGTGCCGATGCTGGCGAGTCCGGCTGCCAGACCGTGTTCTCGGCGGTTGTTGGAAGGCCGGTCAGATGAGCGGTTCCTCAGGGTTGTGAGTGGCCGAGACCGCACCCTTCTCGTCCATCTGACGTAAACTGGTGCTGGGCGGTCAACTCCGGCCGCTCTGCTCCCGCGTGCCCAAGGAGGCGTGCCGTGGTCGAACAGTCGACGGAACCCCATGTGAATCTTGCCCTCGGTCTGCGGGCCGTACCCGGGGGGTACGCGGTGCTGCTCGGTGCCGGGGCTTCCGTATCGGCCGGCATGCTTTCCGCCTGGGGCGTCCAGTGCGATCTGATCCGCCAGATTGCCAGCGTCGAGGGCGTCGAGATCCCCGATGGAGACGACGGTCCGTACGACTGGTACGTGAACCGCTTCGAGCGCGACCCGGCCTACGACACCCTCCTGGCTGACCTCTCCGGTACCACGGGCGGGCGCCAGGTGCTGCTCCGCTCCTAACTTCGAGCCCGACGAGACGGAGCGCGAGCAGGGCATCAAGCAGCCCGCGGACGCGCACCGCGCTCTCGCACGCCTGGTCGCCGACGGATACATCAGGGTGATCATCACCCTGAACTTCGACCACCTCATCGAGGACGCCCTGCGCGAGGCCGGGCTGCGCCCGACCATCATCAGGCGCCCGTCCGACATGGCCGGGATGATCCCCCTGCACGCACAGCGCCAGGGCGTGGTCATCCACCTCCACGGCGACTACCTCGACCCGGACAGCATGCGCAACACCCCCGAGGAGCTCAGCTCGTACGAGGAGGAGGTCGACAAGCTCCTCGACCAGGTCTTCGACGAGTACGGCCTGATCATCGCCGGATGGTCAGCCAAGTACAACCCGGCCCTCGTGAACGCCCTCAGACGCTGCCCCACTCGCCGCTTCGACACCTACTGGGCAGACCCGTACCCCCTCTCCACCACCGCCATCGAGCTCATGGAACAGCGCCAGGGCACCTACGTGCCGGCCGACGCCGACCGCTTCCTCACCCGCACCGCCGACGCCGTCACCGCCCTCGCCGAGCACAACCGCGCCAACCCCCAGAACATCGCCACCGCCATCGCCACCGCCAAGCGCGAACTGCGCGGCGACGGCCCGGCCATCAACCTCCATGACACCCTGCGCCGCGAAGCCGCCCGCCTTGCCGACCACCCGCTGCGCACGGACACCGCTGACCTCCCCCAGCCTGATCTGGACGCCGAGCACGAGCGGCGCCTTACGGCGTGGGAGGCCGAGACCGAGACGCTGGCCGCTCTCGCTGCGGTCACCGCCTACTGGGGCACCGATACCACCGACCGCTACTGGTTCACCGACGTCGAGCGTCTCGCAACCGTCACGTGGGGTACCGGGCACAGGGCTCTCAACGATCTGCGCCGCGCGCCGGCCACCCTGCTCCTCCATAGCGCCGGTATCGCCGCGGCCGCGGCCGAACGCTGGCCGCTGGCGGCCCGCCTGCTCACCGGCCCCCGCGCCGAGGACATCATGAGCAGGCTCGACATGCCTGCGGCGGCCCTGCTCGGACCCGACACGGTTCTCAGCCTGCCCACCTCCGCAGCACGGGTACACAAGTACCTCAAGCCCATCTTCACCGGGCACGTGGTGGCCAACGAGAACGCCTTCACCGAGGGCGTGGGAGCACTTCGAGTACCTGCGCCTGCTCGTCCAGGAGGACGCCGGGAACTACATCGGCACGCCGCACCTGCTGGTCTCCGGGACGCGCGGCGACTACCGGCCGCTGGCATCCCACTGGCTCGAGCGTGAACTCGCATCGGGCGACCAGCACCCGCTGCTGCGCGCCGGCTTTCTCGGAGGAGACCTCGAAAGGGTCACCAAGACCCAGAAGATGGCGGACTCCCGCATTTCCGACTGGGTCGACCGGATCGACTGGAGCACCAGCAAGGTGATCAACAGGTACGGACGGTTCTATCCTGACGAACTGAACTGACTCAGAGCGAACAAGCACTGGGGGCCTGACCTGTGACAGTGAAGATGGGCTGATTGCCACCCAAGTTGAGCCAACGCTACTTTGTGACAACGAAGTTGGGCCGGTGGGGGACTCGTTGGGTGGGGGACGTGGTGGGGGCACCTGCCCAGGCAGTTGATCAGGCTGCGCTTACGGGCTTTGAGCTGGACTTTTCTGTTGACGCGGTACGCAGACGTCGGCCGCTGGGGTCTAGCTGGGACGTCCGATTCGAGGGCGTGGAGCCGGTCCGTGAGTTCTCGTGGCACAGGTACACGCGGGGCTTCGCGGGCTGGTACTACTCGGCGACGGTGAGGGACCACGTCGGCTACGAGTCGTGGCTGGAGCGGGACCGGCTGGTCCTGCTGGACCGGGATCCGCAGGTGGTGGGCATCGCCTCGCAGCCGTTCTGGCTGCATTGGGATGACGGGGGCCGGGGGCGCCGGCACGCGCCCGACTACTTCGTCCGGCTCGCCGACGATGGGGCCCGTGTCGTTGATGTCCGCGCCGAGGACGACCTGGACGAGCAGACGCGGGAAGCCTTCGCCGCGACCGAGCGCGCGTGCCGGGCGGTGGGCTGGGAGTTCACCTGGGCGGGGCGGCCGGATCCGGTGTTCATGGCGAACGTCCGCTGGCTGGCCCGCTACCGGCGGGCCCGCTGCGGCCGGCCGGCGGAGGTGGCGGCCCGGCTGCTGGAGGTGTTCCGGGAGCCGAAGGGTTTGTGGGAGGGCGCCGGGCTGGTCGGGGACCGGCTGCGGGTGCTGCCGGTGCTGTTCCACCTGCTGTGGTCCGGAGCTTTGGAGACGGACCTGGCGGGGGCCTTGATGCAGACCGACAGCGTGGTCTGGACGGAGAGAAGCGGATGAGCGAGTTGAAACGACCGCCGGCCTTGGCGGTCGGCCACAGGATCCAGCTTCAGGGCCAGGTCCGGGGGGTTCTCGAGGTCACCGCACAAGCGGCGGTGGTGGAGGACGCGAACGCGGGGCATCGGGTGGTCGCGCTGATCGATCTGTTCGAGGCGCCGGACTTCGAGGTCCTGTTCCAGCCGGAACGGATGCCGTTGCCGCAGGTCGGGCTGCTGGAGGCGTTCCCACCCGAGGCGGTGAAGCAGGCCCTGTGGTGGGAGGGGCACATCCTGGAGGTCCTGCATGGAGTCGTGCCGGCTGCGGAGCACGGCACGCAGCCGCGGCCAGGCTATGGACCCGGTTCCTCGGTGACGTCGCGGGAGCGGGCGAAGGCGGCAGAGCTGGCCGCCGCCGGCCATGCTGTCGCGGCCAAGACGATCGCGAACCGGCGCCGCCGCTACCAGGCTGAGGGCCTGGTCGGGCTGGCGGACCGCCGTCCGGTCCGCCGGCGGGCGGAGTTCGGGTCGGTTCCCGAGGCGGTGGTTGAGGCGATGCGGAAGGCGATCAAGGAGGGCGTCGACACCTCGACGCGCAACGGGGCCTACCTGATTTGGCGGACCGGGGAGATCTTGCGGGAGGCGGGCGGCGAGGCCGAGCTGCCGGCCCGCCAGACCCTCTACCGGCTGCTGGCGAAGCTGACGAAGGGAACCCACGCGACCGGCTCGGCGGTCACCAGGCGTTCGAAGGCCCACGGGGCGAACGCGCCGTTCGGCGAGTTGACCGTGTCGGCTCCGGGCGAGGTGATGCAGATCGACTCCACCCCGCTGGATGTGATGGTCCGCCTCGACAACGGGGTGATCGGCAAGGTTGAGCTGACCGGGATGATCGACGTCGCAACCCGCACGCTGTCGGCGGCGGTGCTGCGGCCGACGACGAAGTCGGTGGACGCGAGCGTGCTGCTGGCCCGCACCGTCACGCCCGAGCTGATGCGGCCGGGCTGGGTCGACGCGCTGAAGATGTCCCGCTCGGTGCTGCCGCACCGCAGGCTGCTGACCTTGGACGAGCGACTGGAGCACGCGGCCGCGAAGCCGGTGATCGTCCCGGAGATGATCGTCTGCGATCACGGGAAGGTGTTTATCTCCCGCAACTTCCGATCCTCCTGCCGGTTCCTGGAGATCGACTTCCAGCCTACGCACAAGGGGGCGCCCTTCCAGAAGGGCCACATCGAGAAGATGCTGGGCTCGGTGGCCTTGATGTTCGCGCAGTTCCTGCCTGGGTACACCGGCCGCAACACCGACCAGCGCGGGCGGCATCCGGAGCAGGAAAACGTGTGGTCGCTGCCCGAGCTGCAGGACCTGCTGGACGAGTGGATCATCGCCAAGTGGCAGAACCGCCCGCACGACGGCCTGCGCGACCCCGATCATCCCGGCCGGCTGTTCACGCCGAACCAGAAGTACGCTGCCCTGGTCGAGGCATGCGGCTACGTTCCGGTCGCGCTGAGCGGGCAGGACTACGTCGAACTGCTGCCCTCAGCCTGGCGGGCGGTCAACTCCTACGGCATCCGGATCAACAACCGCACCTACGACAGTCCCGAGCTGGGGCCGATGCGTCTGAAGGACTCCGGGGTGACCGCGAAGCGGGGGCTCTGGGAGGTCCACCGGGACCCCTACGACGTCTCCTACGTCTGGGTACGCGATCACCGCGGCGACGGCGGCTGGGTGAAGGCGACCTGGAAGCACTTGAACCGGGCCCCGGTCCCCTTCGGGGACCTGGCCTGGGACCACGTCAGCCACCAGCTGCCCAAGGCCACCGAGGAAGAGCTCGCCCAGGCCGTCGCGGACCTGCTGACCCGCGCGCACGCCGGCCCCGGCCGGGCGGCGGGGAAGAAGGACAGGAAGCCCAAGACGGGGGCGGCCAAGGACGGGCGGCGGATCGCCGCCCGGACGAAGGCTTCCGCACCGACGGTCCCTGCCCCGGCGCCGGAACCGCCAGGTGACGTCGAGGACGGCCCTGACGTGCTGGACGAGGCCGAAGGCGATCTCGCCGAGGTGATCCCGCTGGGCCTGTTCAACCCGCTCGAGGACCCCTGGGGACGCTCATGACCGCACTGCTTGCC
Coding sequences within:
- a CDS encoding RNAseH domain-containing protein gives rise to the protein MSRPLDSVARKQARLLQFRTAPADLGKVIAYRPDAPVMDLAMELSREYKRNVSTSLDVQPPYRALECVLRAAAGTWARWQWNDGCYELLCAAPISAEDRRDVFRYWAEAVVPGPDGRRIGEQLAELLARAEPRSAVLPPPPSAGKRSRGWWPGELARWRLAEELATLEWPRNNGAPVRFALCTDGRLAAIGHELPAEPDRKGIVRHLLPRITIGTAASGHSRRHALTVNATTTLLATSWKGVATVLLANPDQPLTVAATTDGPPWKRRLNVPAVAASRRLAALPRLSSNVPPFPEHLADDALADTSPGPVWAVAPASVRTPGLGRGHGMEFFRRIEEAIDTRCEKYSHRSPVFIEVPGIKVPPTESGSRVSGPIPLERIPAALDAAGVGTLLVPVLWSTDEVRARVKAAIAAQWGTREDWKAVEGGVEPAAGGRIEVVFLHDKASALGHGPRTSAERERDLAQMLAPHTREDTLVAAICETDWDPERWYPSVEAREKAEAEDGKWPSKQALARLAATSQYIKQAPPPVPTHTREGKPYNEKYRAKKVASRQSGLDSSTANVLREILSGVGATDHRLGAAFGKLPLENWWHIGIHVRRHAQRRTPGKRRNTEPAPITATLTAMRPTGGKDAPWQIWAYSPQAGQWQPHSPATTALHAADLAWDVSGYRAAADETLQARAAADIVEQALIATRTQLPSPAPAVLYVDGDAAEYIWAGLTDEALGQNPPPGMPRPASWLSGHSLPRAQRPLATVRVIGDLERIGRPTGAHMRTSDGTWRATDTTNSLFQLATDDGAVTYPDLLLVNVPRTWAAGPAGRFGKDETRFDSGSQSKNGYAHTATRFTVIAQSPDADCDLIGAVAAILTNQGITSDVRQSTPTPLHLARRMDSTHPYYRRTAESAEDAPDAAEDEDTAQEETTSL
- a CDS encoding restriction endonuclease-related protein, translating into MSAVAGTAAAVQELDADQRAALDACVVAALALSSSEGEAQGRMRLLMECHGRYVRSFGVLEQAPSYEVFARRLRGSRVADLLPGRPQGSVLGKLWLLDDDGMPSSALHRLAVEASEHGHQAPGIGADIRHLHSLLRAVGMLPVSTGLSRISGETVQHAVFRALRAVGFEAYTQGREAMVRTPVLTRRVLSRNTALVELGAYTDISPTRQFGGLWAACPMCRWTMRATYRTNGVVNVECEDERHSLLGARYRAEPTAVAGWRLVPCGELRTVPELLPVEGYVALPYALWLWVTLPGLLEVELRDRLVALGAEVRLWPFGDAYDLHVTRPGRSRAWRVDVKTWADPYGLAQKLREDPEGPGDLCFVVPEHLRGYLPLLRRVVRGSGARVLTDGDLVAEVEGA
- a CDS encoding protein kinase domain-containing protein, with the protein product MALKANSPDEATARDKAAEIAQEDEHLLRLTEAGALRPDYRVAAGPWDGGRWLAVGWVDGVPLWRALALARGPEGDRPSVRTWLQRIVRTWAEHLAGWAHADVQPTNTLIAEGGRAEVIDYALACGPEPDRRLPYRGALTHTTAPEIAAAVLATAADIHVQAQPAADVWSLGASLFWCWTGHRPVPYDDSLDRLDKLAVIATGRASPLADVRPWPFPDFETTITACLAPDPADRPTAKELIAAWPCAP
- a CDS encoding GNAT family N-acetyltransferase, with the translated sequence MALRALTLDDAPALTRIYSGASVRYTTGRALSLDQAPEKIRSALVRAAATPRAQWSWGILAADEMIGLIALRRRSPVMGTISYILREDTWGNGYATDAAQQVVAFAFTTAGLERVEAMHHPANPASGRCPGQGRLLPQRYHRPACRRWGRRAIRDVRNPKQGALRRRRGAPRGACPCPGLAALSGRLAPARAGQRRPTVPRTRA
- a CDS encoding SIR2 family protein, whose protein sequence is MIITLNFDHLIEDALREAGLRPTIIRRPSDMAGMIPLHAQRQGVVIHLHGDYLDPDSMRNTPEELSSYEEEVDKLLDQVFDEYGLIIAGWSAKYNPALVNALRRCPTRRFDTYWADPYPLSTTAIELMEQRQGTYVPADADRFLTRTADAVTALAEHNRANPQNIATAIATAKRELRGDGPAINLHDTLRREAARLADHPLRTDTADLPQPDLDAEHERRLTAWEAETETLAALAAVTAYWGTDTTDRYWFTDVERLATVTWGTGHRALNDLRRAPATLLLHSAGIAAAAAERWPLAARLLTGPRAEDIMSRLDMPAAALLGPDTVLSLPTSAARVHKYLKPIFTGHVVANENAFTEGVGALRVPAPARPGGRRELHRHAAPAGLRDARRLPAAGIPLARA
- a CDS encoding TnsA-like heteromeric transposase endonuclease subunit, giving the protein MGAPAQAVDQAALTGFELDFSVDAVRRRRPLGSSWDVRFEGVEPVREFSWHRYTRGFAGWYYSATVRDHVGYESWLERDRLVLLDRDPQVVGIASQPFWLHWDDGGRGRRHAPDYFVRLADDGARVVDVRAEDDLDEQTREAFAATERACRAVGWEFTWAGRPDPVFMANVRWLARYRRARCGRPAEVAARLLEVFREPKGLWEGAGLVGDRLRVLPVLFHLLWSGALETDLAGALMQTDSVVWTERSG